The following proteins come from a genomic window of Malus domestica chromosome 02, GDT2T_hap1:
- the LOC114823738 gene encoding uncharacterized protein, with translation MDAKIHLEAANLGETIKEDNSASSQDRAKAMIFICCHIDEGLKSEYLTVEDPLIIWKALKNRYNYQKTMILPRALYEWTHLRIQDFKTVAEYNSAMFRITSQLKLCGETITEEDMLEKIFSIFHASNILLQQQYRERDFIQYNQLISVLLVAEQNNELLMKNHQS, from the coding sequence ATGGATGCCAAGATTCATCTAGAGGCAGCGAATCTTGGAGAAACTATTAAGGAGGATAACAGTGCATCTTCTCAAGATCGGGCAAAGGCCATGATCTTTATCTGTTGCCACATTGATGAGGGACTGAAGAGCGAGTACCTCACGGTTGAAGATCCACTAATCATCTGGAAGGCACTGAAAAATAGATACAATTACCAGAAAACGATGATTCTTCCAAGAGCTCTTTATGAgtggactcacctaaggatccaggattttaagacggtggctgagtacaattctgctATGTTCAGAATTACCTCCCAATTGAAGCTCTGTGGAGAAACCATTACTGAGGAAGACATGCTGGAAAAGATTTTTAGCATTTTTCATGCCTCCAACATACTCCTGCAACAGCAGTATAGAGAACGAGACTTTATTCAGTACAACCAGTTGATATCTGTGCTCCTTGTAGCTGAGCAAAACAATGAGCttctgatgaagaatcatcagtcTTGA